The following coding sequences are from one Salinicoccus sp. Bachu38 window:
- a CDS encoding YwpF family protein has translation MKSFKVVELKLEHENNFIILDLIDGIIINKEKQEDPWLIEISTSTDFKDILEELVGTELELLVTITRHSNEPARFKGTFNEMNEIDNALSLIFNGKIIVQGPHYAEDLLSHLLDEGYEQEKLLNEFKAMMESKAEIKTSDD, from the coding sequence ATGAAGTCTTTTAAAGTTGTGGAATTGAAACTTGAGCACGAAAACAATTTCATTATCCTGGATCTGATCGACGGCATCATCATAAATAAGGAAAAGCAGGAGGACCCGTGGCTGATTGAAATTTCAACATCAACCGATTTCAAGGACATACTCGAAGAGCTGGTTGGCACTGAGCTGGAATTGCTTGTGACTATTACACGCCACTCAAACGAACCTGCCAGGTTCAAGGGCACTTTCAATGAAATGAATGAAATAGATAATGCATTATCCCTGATCTTTAATGGAAAGATCATCGTCCAGGGCCCCCATTATGCCGAAGACCTGTTATCCCATCTTCTTGATGAAGGCTACGAGCAGGAGAAGCTGCTTAACGAGTTCAAGGCGATGATGGAATCGAAAGCTGAAATAAAAACATCCGATGACTAA
- a CDS encoding single-stranded DNA-binding protein produces MMNKVLLVGELVRNVTLQRTANGSINSFIIATVRVPKDERKPKELHFIYCKAFGKAIPKVLSESKEGDILCVSGQVATTVYTTSEGEKEYRMEIWAENVKCLPDKIKDQKDMVNPSKMISDAVRHYDHWDYIGERSVHTLEKNTESSRMTGAKDTHLEPLEKILNEHSDKSVPGAEGTQDSPNKDNHDRKAKALA; encoded by the coding sequence ATGATGAATAAAGTGCTGCTTGTAGGAGAACTTGTGCGGAATGTCACTTTGCAGAGAACGGCGAATGGAAGCATCAATTCATTCATTATAGCAACAGTCAGAGTTCCCAAAGACGAAAGAAAACCAAAGGAATTGCATTTCATCTACTGCAAGGCTTTCGGTAAAGCGATACCTAAAGTACTTTCTGAATCAAAAGAAGGGGACATACTCTGCGTCAGTGGCCAGGTGGCTACGACAGTCTATACTACGTCTGAAGGGGAAAAGGAGTACAGGATGGAAATATGGGCAGAGAATGTAAAGTGCCTGCCGGACAAGATAAAGGACCAGAAGGATATGGTCAACCCTTCCAAAATGATAAGTGATGCAGTAAGGCATTATGACCATTGGGATTACATCGGGGAAAGATCTGTCCACACTTTGGAAAAAAATACGGAAAGCAGCCGAATGACAGGAGCGAAAGACACCCATCTGGAACCATTGGAGAAAATCCTGAATGAACATAGTGACAAGTCAGTTCCGGGAGCCGAGGGAACACAAGACAGCCCGAACAAGGATAATCACGACAGAAAAGCGAAAGCCCTTGCCTGA